The Montipora capricornis isolate CH-2021 chromosome 3, ASM3666992v2, whole genome shotgun sequence genome window below encodes:
- the LOC138040440 gene encoding uncharacterized protein: MAPMNDHITEYNHMESQQRGAKSECRGTVDYLLIHRHDCVRGRRNISVAWIDHKAYDSVDHGWLCNAMRLHKFPQWISDTIKNICASWNSKIIARTKNGIEISEPIRFKRGLFKGFAYVPDYSPYA, from the coding sequence ATGGCCCCAATGAACGATCATATAACAGAGTACAACCATATGGAGAGCCAGCAAAGGGGGGCAAAGTCAGAGTGCAGGGGTACCGTGGATTATCTTTTAATACATAGACACGACTGTGTGCGAGGGAGAAGAAATATCAGTGTGGCCTGGATCGACCACAAAGCCTACGATTCAGTAGATCATGGTTGGCTATGTAACGCTATGAGACTGCACAAGTTCCCCCAATGGATCAGTGACACTATAAAGAACATATGCGCTTCCTGGAACTCCAAGATCATCGCCAGAACGAAGAATGGAATAGAGATATCTGAACCAATCCGCTTCAAGAGGGGTCTCTTCAAGGGGTTTGCTTATGTCCCAGACTATTCACCTTATGCCTGA
- the LOC138043310 gene encoding uncharacterized protein, whose product MESRWATELLAYVLKNKYGGSFGGSRKLNFQNLFRCFFMSSHFTEGVNLPWSRDEISGCDCNEKIYRHVHCPCFACNGRATDRKTELRHWKETCHLAATNSASVFNSDSDNDSHISGDISFEDVGEFDQPVEDEFGTGCNPEPRRDLQQSDRIDDDEANSTQNPMKKLVVKAVLEALRIKHRSGVSVSTFEDVLEYGKTLLFTSLGEDVDGDILSTLWPKSWNDVQLLLKEEGYEDAKQYFICFCREEKEFTRDGKTTKKFVYDGKYSVMENKDDRCPHCGNEGYIKYMYLGLENKVKNWFRSKTMCTKMLAHWYEKEHWLENMEGWHLKKEIWDGRRWSELQWFWNPESVWALPTRCSHCDIPISADHLINAADRDAGEGVFKLVECPVCFENFEHCIKMAKGSPLNLALIGHFDGWQPFGTSYRGSGSFEVTIANMKKSERNHVDEVYVVGFVPCFEVPNLPESLDPFLQPFMNDLCNGFIQGFQVDYPTGITIAGYEPSPLETVRLLLLCWTADHPGQCETGKFLNQGKCGCRRCKMVGQHLENSSNTHYYYGQNRFHYRHPWGQRTIESELVNIFDIEHESRSSVRKKMSSERGFTGLSIFHKYLYPLYGFDILNHLVYDVYHTVPLNVVKNQVVRALDLEMLDKAKLDKQIENFPWTGEFKDGRLPRQIGKDCKGIGYWKAESFQKYSFPMAECIMESQVTSDREYEILSLVSRLTELHFHVGRNGWTQDMIKLHRNLAWRLNILVEEVQGLAMCTISMHNLIHIHEDILNFSAPDNIWCAVFERAVKEYVKKSHNGKGIETTFAHVEAIREYLKSVEMKKETSPGRHDVSLGIACSNDTAKVLSQMAPAPRKAFLVGSMSNIKPIEGDDCHKIAELLRISPLEVPVAAFSTKRCFKQDTGFDGTAFASGEYVIALVNGQETVIQLQEFLSVRSEGDFCSLLGQGMCYPLQIRDNGEVDRNFWSGFVKVKCQPLSNSTVFLVEDICRKVILYYPNDNNLLTVVDYMRHFKQLPYPLIVPVYPEVGDMILIQGESNQDIWHGHIQSVDFINKTVDVYFYIPSLRFPNGNVYVREIRGRGARNTVAWGSMISIAEGCWDSASTWIKAIQS is encoded by the exons ATGGAATCCCGCTGGGCCACTGAGTTGCTGGCGTATGTActtaaaaacaaatatggcggctcCTTCGGCGGCTCGAGGAAATTAAACTTCCAAAATTTATTCCGTTGTTTCTTTATGAGCAGTCATTTTACAGAGGGAGTGAATTTACCTTGGTCCAGAGATGAAATTTCTGGTTGCGATTGCAATGAAAAAATATACAGACATGTACACTGTCCTTGCTTTGCGTGCAATGGAAGGGCAACTGACAGAAAAACGGAACTTCGACACTGGAAAGAAACGTGTCACTTGGCAGCTACCAATTCTGCTAGTGTTTTTAACAGTGACTCAGACAATGATTCGCACATTTCAGGTGATATATCCTTTGAAGATGTTGGAGAATTTGACCAACCAGTGGAAGACGAATTTGGAACTGGTTGTAATCCTGAACCGAGACGAGACCTGCAACAAAGTGATAGGATTGACGACGATGAAGCAAACTCCACCCAGAATCCCATGAAGAAGTTAGTAGTCAAGGCGGTTCTTGAGGCACTGAGAATAAAGCATAGAAGTGGAGTATCAGTGAGTACGTTTGAAGATGTCTTAGAATATGGAAAGACattgttatttacatctttAGGTGAAGATGTGGATGGTGACATTTTGAGTACTTTATGGCCGAAGAGTTGGAATGATGTACAGTTGCTTTTGAAAGAAGAGGGCTATGAAGATGCTAAACAGTACTTCATTTGTTTCTGTCGTGAGGAAAAAGAATTCACAAGGGATGGAAAGACCACCAAGAAGTTTGTTTATGATGGGAAGTACAGTGTCATGGAAAACAAAGACGACAGGTGTCCTCACTGTGGTAATGAAGGCTacataaaatacatgtacttgggTCTGGAAAATAAAGTGAAGAACTGGTTTAGAAGTAAAACTATGTGTacaaaaatgttggcacattggTATGAAAAAGAACACTGGCTAGAGAATATGGAAGGCTGGCATTTAAAGAAAGAGATCTGGGATGGAAGGCGGTGGTCAGAGCTCCAGTGGTTTTGGAACCCAGAAAGTGTTTGGGCTTTGCCAACTCGCTGTTCACACTGTGACATTCCTATATCTGCAGACCACTTGATAAACGCAGCAGATCGTGATGCCGGAGAAGGGGTCTTTAAACTTGTTGAATGTCCTGTTTGCTTTGAAAACTTTGAACATTGTATTAAGATGGCCAAAGGTTCTCCGTTAAACTTGGCACTCATAGGGCACTTTGATGGCTGGCAGCCATTTGGCACAAGTTATAGAGGATCAGGGTCTTTTGAAGTTACCATTGCCAATATGAAAAAGAGTGAAAGAAATCATGTGGATGAAGTGTATGTTGTAGGATTTGTGCCATGCTTTGAAGTTCCAAATCTACCCGAGTCACTGGATCCTTTCTTGCAGCCTTTTATGAATGATTTGTGCAATGGTTTTATTCAAGGTTTTCAAGTGGACTACCCCACAGGAATCACAATTGCTGGCTATGAACCTTCTCCCTTAGAAACTGTGCGATTGCTATTATTGTGCTGGACAGCTGACCACCCTGGACAATGCGAAACAGGGAAGTTTTTGAACCAAGGGAAGTGTGGATGTCGTAGGTGCAAGATGGTAGGCCAGCATCTTGAGAATAGTTCAAATACACACTATTATTATGGCCAAAATCGCTTCCATTATAGACATCCATGGGGACAGAGGACCATTGAATCAGAacttgtaaatatttttgaCATTGAACATGAAAGCAGGTCAAGTGttagaaaaaaaatgtcttcagAGAGAGGTTTTACTGGGCTCTCTATTTTTCATAAATACCTTTATCCTCTCTATGGATTTGACATTTTGAATCATCTTGTTTATGATGTGTATCACACTGTTCCCCTCAATGTTGTCAAGAATCAAGTTGTTAGAGCTTTGGATCTAGAAATGCTGGACAAAGCCAAGcttgacaaacaaattgaaaactttCCTTGGACTGGTGAATTCAAGGATGGAAGGCTCCCAAGACAAATTGGAAAAGACTGCAAAGGTATTGGTTATTGGAAAGCTGAAAGTTTCCAGAAATACTCTTTTCCAATGGCAGAATGTATCATGGAGAGTCAAGTTACCAGTGACAGGGAATATGAAATACTGTCCCTTGTGTCAAGGTTAACAGAACTGCACTTTCATGTTGGAAGAAATGGATGGACTCAGGATATGATTAAGTTGCACCGAAACTTGGCATGGCGACTAAATATACTTGTGGAAGAAGTACAAGGTTTGGCAATGTGCACGATTTCTATGCACAACTTAATTCATATTCATGAAGACATCTTAAACTTTTCTGCTCCAGATAACATTTGGTGTGCTGTCTTTGAAAGAGCTGTGAAGGAGTATGTAAAGAAGTCACACAATGGAAAAGGAATTGAAACTACATTTGCCCATGTTGAGGCAATAAGAGAATACTTGAAATCAGTGGAGATGAAAAAGGAAACTAGCCCAGGAAGGCATGATGTTTCACTG GGAATAGCTTGCTCTAATGATACAGCTAAGGTACTTTCACAAATGGCGCCTGCACCAAGAAAAGCCTTTCTGGTAGGTTCAATGTCAAATATCAAGCCTATTGAGGGTGACGACTGTCACAAAATTGCTGAGCTATTGAGAATTTCTCCTTTGGAAGTTCCAGTGGCTGCATTTTCTACCAAGAGATGCTTTAAACAAGACACTGGTTTTGATGGAACTGCCTTTGCCTCTGGAGAATATGTGATTGCATTAGTCAATGGGCAGGAAACTGTCATCCAGCTGCAAGAATTTCTGTCTGTCCGAAGTGAAGGTGACTTTTGTAGTTTATTAGGCCAAGGAATGTGTTATCCATTACAAATAAGAGATAATGGTGAAGTTGACAGAAACTTTTGGAGTGGTTTTGTTAAAGTTAAATGCCAACCTCTTTCCAACTCCACGGTCTTTTTGGTTGAAGACATTTGCAGGAAAGTAATTCTCTATTATCCAAATGATAACAATTTGTTGACAGTAGTTGATTACATGCGACATTTCAAGCAACTTCCATATCCATTAATTGTGCCTGTATATCCTGAGGTAGGTGACATGATACTTATTCAGGGGGAATCCAATCAAGACATCTGGCATGGACACATTCAAAGTGTTGATTTTATTAACAAGACAGTGGATGTCTACTTCTATATCCCAAGTTTGAGATTTCCTAATGGTAATGTGTATGTAAGAGAAATTCGTGGCAGAGGTGCAAGAAACACTGTGGCCTGGGGATCAATGATCTCAATTGCTGAAGGCTGCTGGGATAGCGCCTCAACCTGGATAAAAGCAATTCAGAGTTAA
- the LOC138040441 gene encoding tigger transposable element-derived protein 4-like, with product MASRPSATGKRKDLSASEKVQVIEYEKENPSAGVRSIAEKFGCSKSQIQSILAKKDEILEHYGANKNAHCKRPRLSQLKNVDEATYEWYQKARSKNIPVTGPMLQEKAKRANEELGDATFKASNGWLDRFKKRYNVTSKVISGEAGGVSEETVASWKECLPSILSGYSPENVLNMDETGQFYLALPNRSLAEVSKQCTGGKHPKKE from the coding sequence ATGGCTTCACGTCCTTCAGCAACAGGTAAAAGAAAAGATTTAAGTGCTTCTGAAAAGGTTCAAGTCATCGAGTACGAAAAGGAAAATCCAAGTGCTGGCGTGCGATCAATTGCTGAGAAGTTTGGTTGCAGCAAATCACAAATTCAGTCTATTCTAGCGAAGAAGGATGAAATATTGGAACATTACGGTGCAAACAAGAATGCACATTGTAAAAGACCCAGATTATCACAGTTGAAAAATGTAGACGAGGCAACGTACGAGTGGTATCAAAAGGCAAGATCCAAGAACATACCAGTAACCGGACCGATGTTACAAGAAAAAGCCAAACGAGCGAATGAAGAGCTTGGAGACGCGACATTCAAAGCGTCTAATGGATGGCTAGACAGATTCAAGAAAAGGTACAATGTAACAAGCAAAGTGATCAGTGGCGAAGCAGGAGGCGTTAGTGAAGAAACTGTAGCATCTTGGAAAGAGTGTCTACCGAGTATTTTGAGCGGCTACTCCCCAGAGAATGTCTTAAACATGGACGAGACAGGACAATTTTATCTAGCACTACCAAACAGATCTCTTGCCGAGGTGTCAAAGCAGTGCACCGGGGGGAAACATCCAAAGAAAGAGTGA
- the LOC138040442 gene encoding uncharacterized protein — translation MAAEESVSATEVSNKEESSLTLLQKLETTFGEEIKTAFEKEEIIDDFSIKDLAQREPDAPIFTRLGLTYGKAVKFRKEFGERLESSASCESEGQPTKIKTKPKVDENKDNDRDDFDDTQSTLSLDTTESDKESSGDDNVCSSQMPKEVSSGLRLPALCTYNLKACQVIFKAVFGKAQVNREDVVKVLKKKFIVKQDRLTSLTMTQLMEVLAKKLVNQKYCSIKDGPETNITNLRMDDITVHKEIAL, via the exons ATGGCAGCTGAAGAAAGCGTTTCAGCAACTGAGGTCTCCAACAAGGAAGAGTCCTCACTGACCTTACTACAGAAGTTAGAAACCACATTTGGCGAAGAAATCAAAACAGCTTTTGAAA AGGAGGAAATAATCGACGATTTCTCAATTAAAGACTTAGCTCAGAGAGAACCAGATGCGCCGATATTTACTAGATTGGGTCTGACGTATGGTAAAGCGGTGAAATTTAGAAAAGAATTTGGAGAACGTTTGGAGTCC TCTGCCAGCTGTGAATCAGAGGGCCAGCCCACAAAGATAAAGACCAAGCCAAAG GTGGATGAAAATAAAGATAATGACAGAGATGATTTTGATGATACACAATCAACACTTTCACTAGACACTACTGAAAGTGATAAGGAATCCTCAGGTGATGATAACGTGTGTAGCTCCCAGATGCCAAAAGAGGTTTCTTCAGGGCTGAGACTTCCTGCTCTATGTACATATAATCTAAAGGCTTGTCAGGTGATCTTCAAAGCAGTTTTTGGCAAAGCACAAGTTAACAGGGAGGATGTTGTGAAAGTCCTCAAAAAGAAGTTTATTGTAAAGCAAGACAGACTTACATCATTAACAATGACCCAGCTGATGGAGGTATTAGCTAAGAAACTTGTAAACCAGAAATACTGTTCCATCAAGGATGGGCCAGAGACAAACATTACAAACCTGAGAATGGATGACATCACAGTGCACAAAGAAATTGCTCTCTAG